The following nucleotide sequence is from Deltaproteobacteria bacterium.
TGAGGCCCATTTGCCTGAAGCCATGCAATACTATGAGCGTGTAACAAAACAGGGGAGAAGATAATTGTTTTTTACAATTGTTGGAGGGTTAGGCGAATGCTGTCATTGGATGAAGTGAAAAGGCAAAACGATCTGCTCAATGAGATGTACGCGCTTGACGAAGATCCGAAGGTTTGGCTCAAAAAAGAATTGGGCGAAACAGATTAAAGGAGACCTTTTGATGGCAGTGGGACACGGCTGGCTCAAAAAAACCGAACCGGAGGCACGGCTCTTTGAACATATGACGAGGTCACATCAACCTATCATTGACCGGCCGCTTCCCACCGGCGAAGCACTCCCGTCAGGGAAAACCCCCAACCTTTGGTCCGGGGACTTCACAAACAAATAGAGAAAGGAAGAATGAGATGGCACACGAAGGTTTTCATGAACAGATTGCTGATTTGACGGAAGAAACGCGCGACATGCATCGGGCGATCGTCTCGCTGATTGAGGAGTTGGAGGCTGTAGACTGGTATAACCAGCGCGTGGAGGCCTGCAGTGATGAAGAGCTAAGAGGCATACTCGGGCACAATCGTGATGAGGAAAAGGAGCATGCGGCTATGCTCCTTGAGTGGATTCGCCGTCAGGATAAGGCGTTTGACAAGGAACTCAAGGACTACTTGTTCACAGATAAACCCGTTGTCGAAGCGGAACGGGAGCACAAGGGTTAACGCTGGAAGAAGGCGGTCCTGGGAGTGGGGCTGTGACCCATTGGACCAGCCCCCTTCATTATTTGCACTACAGAGCCCCGGTCAAGATCGGGCGGAGTTTTCCTTTTGTTGTTTTTTGAGTACATTTTATTGGTGCGCGTCAAAAGGCGTCGTTTTTGAGGAGCCCTGCAATGAGATCGTCAATGTTAGTCTGCGTCGTGTGTACCCTTGTGATTTTGGATTTCGGCAGCAATGTTTTGGCTGATACCGTCCGGATGAAGAATGGTGATCGCCTTACGGGTACTATAGTCAAGATGGAAGATAAGACACTGACATTCAAAACAACATACGCTGGAGAGATAGCCATAAAATGGGAAGATGTGGAAGCTGTTGAGACGGATTCTCCTGTTCGCGTGGTACTGGGAGACGAAACCTCGGCCCGAGGAATTTTGACGGCGGGAGAAAATAGCAGGTTGCGGCTCAAAACCGATCAAGTCCCGGAGCCCTTGCAGTTCAATATCACGCATGTGGCAAAGATAAACCCTCCAGTCGAACCGGCAGTTAAGTTGACCGGACGCATCAATGCCGGCCTGGATGTCAAGAAGGGAAACACAGATACAGAAGCACAGCACGTAGATAGCGAACTGGTGGCTCGAACGGAGAAAAACAGGGTCACCTTGGGGGCGGAATGGAATCGAGAGGAGGAAGCTGATGAGAAAACCGCAGACAACGCCCTTCTCTATATGAGCTACGATCATTTTTTAACCCGAAAATTGTTCTTTTACACCAATGCGAGTTTCGAGAAAGATGATTTCAAAGATCTCAACCTGAGGACGACGGTTGGGGTGGGATCAGGGTATCAGTTTTTTGAGACCGCAATGAGAAATCTGTCACTCAGAGGCGGCATCGCATATGTGAATGAAGATTTCGATGAAAATGGTCAAGACAGGGGTTATACAGCCGGCCGGTGGGCCGCGGCATTCGATCAGTACTTCTTTGAAAAATTTGTTCAATTTTTCCACACGCACGAAGGTATTGTAAGTTTGGAAGACACAGACGACCTGTTGATTCGAACCCGTACCGGTTTGCGATTCCCGTTGAAGAAAGGGTTTAACGCAACAGCGCAGTATAACTGGGATTGGGATAATTCACCGGCAACCGGTAAAGACAGAGCAGACGAGAGGTACCTTTTTACTTTGGGGTACAGCTGGCAATAGCAACGATCATCTTCTGGGTCCGAGGTGTGCGAAACCCGGTGTTGGCCTCGCATCATTTTCAACCATCATGAAAAAGACCGTATAGAAAACTTCCTTTAGGGTATCTGGATAAGATTGCAGGAAGCCTTTGACCCCGGATACATCCATCTCGAGCTTGCTCATGGGCTGGTCGAATTGACTGGGCCTGCAAGAATCCACGCCGACAGGACGTGGATTCTTTGCTTTGCCGCAGTGTTTTTGAATTGATGGGGTTGTTTATTACTATGGCGAGAAACTGGATTAAAAAGGCGCTGATCGCCGGGGCGATTCTTTTCGGATTTTGTGTGGCTATCGTTGTGAGTCTCAGCCTTTACCTCAACACAAATCACGCGAAGAAGTTTATCAAAGCTCGACTGAATGCAACCATTCCGGGATCGATTACTTTCAAAGCTATGCGTCTATCTCTCTGGAGGGGGCAGGCCGATCTGGAAGGTCTCGTCCTCAGGGAGGCATCCGGGGAAGGCATTGCCGGCTTGGATCGCCTTTTTGTCAATTTGGCCTGGGCTGGATTTCTGCGAGGTGACCTTACCATAGAAACCCTTTTACTCGAAAAACCCTGGGCCAAGATTCGGGCAACCGAAAAAGATGGTATCAATCTCTTGAGGGCTTTAGCACCGCCAAGGGCACCTGAACGGCTAAAAAAAGAAGAACCTACAAAGGGGGTGCCCTTCAACCTTGTAGTCCGGTCACTTGAGATCCTCGGGGGCCGTGCAGTCTACCAGGACCCTTCCGAAAAGCTTGTCGCGTCTTTGCAAGATGTCAGTCTCGTGGCCAATGGCGATATGCTGCAAAAGTCAGGCAGCCTGGATTTACGGGTTGGAAAAGTGCGCTTAGAGCGTGGCCAAATCAACAGCGGATTTGATGAAGTCGCCCTCCAGGCTAAGTTGGAAGAAAAACGCATCGCTTCCGTTCGGATGAAAATAGCCATGGGTTCATCCAAGCTAAATATTTCCGGAAGTGTTCAGGATGTCTTTGACGACCCGACCTTTGATATGGTCACTGAACTTTCAGTGTTTCTTCCCGATCTCCAAGAACGCCTCCCTGTTAAGGCGAGATTGGCAGGTTCTGCGAAGGGCCGGATGACACTTCAAGGAACACCGAACGACCCTCGAATAACCTTTCATCTCGATTGTGAAGGCGGTCGGTTTGGTGAGGTTCGGATGGATCGGCTGACCCTGGAGTGTTCATTGAAGGATCGGCTGTTTGTTCTCAAGAGCCTTTGGGCAAATACTGCTGAGGGAAACGTGGAAGTAAGCGGTGAAGCTCATCTGGACGAAGCATTTGCCAATGGCTTTTTGGGCGATAAGAAAAATTTGGAGGCCATATCTTACCGACTTTCCATGGCAGCGAAAAACGCAGAACCAGCAACATTTTTCCCTACTGCCTCTGGCGTTAAGGGGAACGTTGACGCCAAACTTGCGGTCGAGGGCAGAGGCCTTGCGCCGGATTGTCTTTCGGCGAAGGCCATGCTGGAGGTCTTTGGAGCCAACATGACCTGGCAGGGACACGAACCTGCTTCGGATTGGCGGATGGAGGGGAAAGCGAACTTTGTTAAGAATACTGCCACCGTGGAGCAGTTTACCGTGGAAGGCGAGGATTTCAGGATGAGGGCCAATGGCGAGTATAATCTGTCGTCAGAGCGAATTGCCGGCCGTTTGAGCCTTGAAAGTCCGGATATCACTCATGCCTTCACGTCAATGGGTGTGGCAGGGGGTTCCGGCGGGATGTTGCTCGAGGCGGAGGTGTCCGGCCTGCTCAGAAGGCCTCAGGCACATCTTGTTTTTGACGGAACAAAGATGCGCTTCCAGGACTATGGTATTGGCGACGTTGGACTTGCCGGGACGTTAGACCCATCCGGCATCTTTCGCCTGGCAGAATTGCGTCTGAAAAACCAAGGCTCACGAGTTGAAGGACACGGGTCCGTCGGAATCTACGATAAGACCTCAACGTTGAACTTTGGGCTTCCTTTGAATCTGTCACTTGCCCTGCATAACGTCGAGTTGACTGATTTTGTCAAGGAAACCCTTGCCAGGGGCGCATTGGATGGCGAGGTCATGGTAAGTGGTAGTCTCAACGCGCCGAAGGGACAGGCCCATATTCGAGGCAAGCACCTGGCCGTTCAAGCCCTTCGATTGGGTGATCTGTACGGGAAAATTGGGTTAGCCGAAGGAAGGCTCAACATCGCCCAACTGGATCTCCAAAACAAAGATTCAGCCATCCGCATTGCCGGAGCCATTGATCTTTTTCACAGGGAAGGTCTCCAGATCGCCCAGGATCCCACCTTTGAGCTGCGGATTCAAGGAGATCGCGTCTTCGTCAACGATTTCATCGACAAGTCGCGTGGCAGATTGGCAATAGCTGCTCACTTGGAGGGAAGTCTTTCCAACCCAAAGGGAAGCCTGAGTCTTGAGGGAACGAAACTCGATTTCGGTGTTCAAAAGCTTGATGGGCTGGAACTGCTTGCCACACTGGACGGGAAGCGCCTTCTGATAAAACCTCTCCGACTCACCGTCGCACCGGGAGAATTGATCGAGGCAAACGGTTGGGTCTCTCTCAACAAGGGCTATGACCTTGCCCTGGTTTCGCGAGGCATTTCCCTGGAGCATATCGACTTGGTCGAAAAAAGAGTGGGGGCAAAAGGATCGCTCATCTGCGACCTATCCGGCTCCGGTTCGTGGGAGGACCCGCGGTTTCATGGAAAAATGGTGTTCCAACACCTTGAGTTTCGGGGCAAGCCGCTTGAGGACATCAGCGTGGGAGTCAACATGGAAAACCAAGTGGCTCGAATTTCTGCAAGGCAGCGCTTTGATCTTGAAGGGACCTTTCACCTAAAAAACCAGGATTTCACAGTTTCTCTTTTGCTCGATGAAACCGACCTGGCGCCCTATTTTGGGCTCGCCGATCGAACCGATTTTGGTGGCGTGGCGGCAGGATCAATGAAGGCCAGCGGAAACCTTAAAGCCCTTACCGATCTTGATGCCAGTCTCAATTTTGAAAGATTCCGTCTCCTGTGGCAAGACAAAGACCTCATTCGCACTGAGAATGCCAGGGCATCGATCAAGGACCGCCATTTGTCCGTCCCTCCCGTGGAATTCATCGTAGGCCCGGACGGATTCGTTCGTATACAGGGGTCAGCAAAACACAACGGAATGGTTACAATGCAGGCAAAAGGCGAGATTGCCTTGTCTGCGGTGGGGGCCTTCATAGAAGACATCCCGTCTGACCTGAAAGGGCGCTTGGTCTTTTCCGCGGATGTAGAGGGGCCTCAAAGACGTCCGCAGATCCACGCCGAGGTCGATATCGATCAGGTCGGGTTCACGGTCCCCGGCCTTTTACAGAAACTTGACGGCCTAAAAGGACGGATTCGCGTGGCCCCTGACAGAATAGAGGTGGATCGCCTTCATGGAAAGCTGGACAGCGGTAGGTTTGATCTGACCGCAGAAGTACAGATGGAGGCCTTCAGGCCCACCAAAATTTTTGCACGGACCACGGCCGAGGCCCTCCCCGTGCGAGTGCCCGATACCTTGGATCTGCTTGTCAGTGCCGATCTCAAGATTGAGGGCACCCCGGAACATGCCTCCGTTCAAGGCGAAATGGTCCTCTTGGAGGGCGCCTACTACAAGGACTTCAAGATAAGCCTTCTCCAGCAAGTGACAAAAAGAGAGCGCAAGGAAAAGCCCCTTGGCGAAATGCCTCACCCTATTTTCGAAAATACCAGTCTGGACCTTTCCATCAAACGTCGAAACCCGCTCATGGTGGACAATAATCTGGTTCACCTCCAGATCACCCCAGATTTGCGTATCGTGGGGAAACTGGGCAATCCGATCATCCGGGGACGGGCGACCGTGGAATCTGGTAAGATTACGTACCGAAACAAGAGTTTTGAAGTGAAAAAGGGCTTTATTGATTTTTCAAATCCTTACAAAACGGAACCCTATATCCATATCGACAGCGAAGTAAACGTGCGGCACTGGCTGATCACGCTCACCCTCGCCGGCACCCCCGACGAACTTTCTTTCAATCTCAGGTCTGATCCCCCTGAAGAAGACGGGGATGTTTTGTCGTTGCTCGTAACCGGCCGGACAACACAAGAACTGATTGCCGGAGAGGGAGGCGCCGGCAAGTCGCCTGCGCAGATATTGGCAGAAGCGATGGCAGGAACCTTGGGCGATGATATCAAAGAACTAACAGGCCTGGACACGGTGGAAGTGGCAGCGGTCGCCGAGGAAGGCCCGGATGCCGTCAAGGTCACGCTGGGAAAGGATCTTTCCAAGCGGATGACGGTCAAGTACGCCACCGAGTCGAAGGATGGGAAAGTCGTCCAACGGGCCATTGCGGAATACAAATTCCTTGAACACTTCTTGTTCAGTGGTTCCCAAGACACGGAAGGTGTCTTTGGTGGCGAAGTCAAGTTCAGACTCGAATTTCGATAGAAACCGGGGTGGGGTGGTGTGGCGAAGAAAAAGGTGTCACTGGAATCTGTTGATCGCCGTGTTTGTCATTGCCTTTGAATGGGGCCCATGGGCGCTTTGCAGCGCGCAAACAAGTACGGGCAACCAGACTGCCATCCGTGTCACCGAGCCTATTGTCACTGAGGTGCTGGTCGAACTAGCCGATTTCCCGGGAGATAGAGCCTATTGGGTCGAACTGGCGCGAGACCTGATTGTCCTGCGAGGGGGGGACAGCTTTTCCGAGGATCGGGTGAACGCGTCCATCCAAGCCCTAAAAGAATCCAGGTTATTTCGCAACGTCCATGTGGATACCACGGAGACGGGACAGGGCATCATTCTTAGATTTCGTTTGGAGCCTTTCCGGCTCATCAAAGACATTGAAATCGACGGAGCCTTTCCACTTTTTGAACGGGAGGTCTTAAAGGCCATGACGCTTTACGTGGGAGATACCTTTACCGAAAAAAAGCTTGCGAACCAGGAATCCGCAGTGAAAGACTTGTTTGTCAAGGCCGGTTTCATTGACCCCAGAGTAGACCTTTCTGCAACCGAGGACCCGGATGATGGCCATGTTGTGGTTGCGGTGAAGATTTACAAGGGGCGCTACGAAAGACTTCAGGATCTCACGATCGCGGGAAACAGAGCCTTTAGCCGAGACAGACTCAAGTGGCATATGACGACTTGGCGAGTGTCATCTCTGCCCGGGTATGTGGGGCGATTTATGGAGGCAGACTTGAAAAAAGACCTCCAAAAGCTCATTGTTTTTTACAGAAAAGCTGGTTTTGCCGATGTGGAAATCCAATATGACGTGAGCAGGGAACCCGGATCGAAAGGCCCGTCCATATTGGTTACAATCGAGGAAGGGTCCCGGTATGACATGGTGTTCATCGGAAACGAAAGATTCTGGGGGCGTACATTGAGAAAAGATCTTGTCCTATTTGAGACGGGAAACAGGAACGATTTGGGACTCAAAAAGAGCGTTAAAAAATTGAAAGAACGGTACCGACAGGCCGGATGCCTTGAAACGCAGATCAAGATCGAAGAGACCACGGAACGGGAGGGAGACATTGCAATACGAAAAATCCTGTTGACCATAAACGAGGGCCCTTGCTCCACGGTAAGGGCAATCCGGATAACAGGTAATCGGACTTTGAGTGACGAAGCGATTCAAGGACAGATGTTGATACAAACGGCTACGACCCTCAGAAAGAGTCTGTTCGTTCCGGAAACGCTGGTTGAAGATCTTTACGCCATTAAGGCCTTGTATGCCAAGCATGGATATATGGATGCCGAGGTCGAGGAACACTTGGATTGGAGTCCGAACAAAGAGCAGGTTTCAATCCTTTTGAAAATTGATGAAGGCATCCAGACAATCGTAGCGTTTACCGACATCAAGGGGCTGTCGATTCCCACCGAAAAGGAGGCGTATGAGACCATCCGGCTCAAGGACCGAGTGCCCTTTCGCCGACACATGGTACAAAGTGATGAGAATGCTCTGTCAGCGCTCATTTCCGAAAAAGGATACCCTCACGTTCGGGTAAAGGGTGACGTTGTTTTCAGCGAGGACAAGTCAGAGGCGTTCGTTACCTACAGCATCGAAAAAGGGCCTTTTGTCAAAGCGGGCCAGGTCTATTACCGAGGTAATTTCAGAACCAAAAAGAAAATCCTGGCCAGAGAATTCAGGCTAAAGAACGGCGATCCGTTCTCTCTCTGGAAAATGCTTGAAGGGCAGCGAGGCATCCGAGACCTGGATCTGTTCGATTCTGTCAAACTCAGGGCCATCGGTTTGAAAGATAAAAGAAAAGAAATCGATCTTATTGTTGAGGTGGAGGAAAAAAGGCCGTATTTTTTCGAAATAGGCGGAGGGTACGATTCCCAGAAAGGCATTTATGGGCATTCCAAGGTGGGGGACCATAATCTCTTAGGGACAAACAAGAACATCTGGCTGGGTGCCGAGGCCAGTGAAATCGGATATCGCGCCGAGTCGCGAATAGAAGAACCGAGGCTTTTGGGCTCCAGGATATCGGCCGACGCAGGCGTGTTCATGGAACGGAGGGAGGAGTTTAACAAGAGCTTCGGGACGGATCTATATGGCTCGTCTCTTGGGCTCAGGCGTTCGTGGCGGAAACACCTGACGACAGGGCTCAGCTTCCGTTTCGAGAGAAGGGAAAAGTTCAAAAACAACGGAGCCGTGCCCAACGAAGAAGCAGCAGTATTCGAACCGAGAAGTCTTTTTGTAACGACGCCTTCCGTAGGATACGATACGCGGGACTCATTTATCCAGCCCAAAAAGGGGCGGCTGGCCCAGTTTGCCGTCGATATTTCAAAAGGGCTTACGAACGACCTGGACAGTTTTCTGAGATACGAAGTTGATTTCAGATATTATGTGACACCTCTATCCCGGTTGACACTCGCCTGGATGGCCCGGGCCGGCTACCTTGATCCCTATGGCTCCTCCAACACCGTGCCGGAGGACCAGCTGTTCTTTTTAGGAGGCACTTCTGACGTGCGCGGCTTTGACGAAAACCTGCTGAGTTTTGATTTACAGGGCAATCCTCTGGGAGGACGTTGGCAATTGGAAGGAAACATGGAGGCCAGGATCGATCTTGGCGGCAATTTTGAACTCCCCCTTTTCTACGACATTGGAAGGATCGGCAAGGCGCTAGTTGACCATGAAACCGCAGACAAGTTCCGCAGTTCCGTCGGCATTGGTTTGAGGTACATCACACCGATCGGCCCAGTCGGCATACTGTACGGGAGAAAACTCGATCCCGTGGACGGCGAAAGCTCGGGGGAATTCCACTTTGCCATTGGCTATACTTTCTGAAAGAACAGGACTTCTTTGGCATCTGACGTTTGGTTCCTTTATGAAAGCATCATGTAGAAAACCCATGGGGCCGCAATCTCCCGAATAGCAATGTGCTGTCAAAACCACCGGTCAATTGGCGAGCCTGTCACTATCTTACCAATTGAAGTGATCTAATTGTTGGCACGGCCCAAGTGGAGGGCAATCTTGGTCGGTTTTTCTCGGAAATAGCTGGCGAAATACCCCTTGTCCCCCAAGGTTGTCGGCCCAAGGGGGGGCGATGGTTTTTGGCACTTCACTTTGCATGGCTTTTTCATTATAATCCGAGACGACTCTAGCTGTTCGCTCTCCGACTGGTTCTATTTTAACGTTCAGATCATCATAAAGGCTGGGAATAGGAAGGACAAAGGAGGTAACTGTGAAAACGAGGGTACGTGTGCAGGTTTTTCTGCTCGTTATGGTTACATTGTGGTTGGTTAGTTCTGGGAGCGGTTTCGCCAAGGAACAAAACCAAGGGAAAACGGACAGCGTTACCTCGTCTGCACCCGAAAAAGCTGTGGTCCATCCTGAAGTGCGCAAGATTGATGAGGCGGGGCAGAAGATCGGAGACGGCATTGACCGCATGAGCCAAAAGGCGGCAACTCAGGTGGGGGGGTGGATCAATAAGAAAGTCCTTGCCGGGATTTCCTGGCTGAAGTTGAGTGTTTGCCTTTTTTTCGTTTTCTTGGTGGCCATTGCCGAACGTGTGCTCCGATGGATCATCCGGGGCAGGTTGGAGCGGATGCCCACGGAAGAAGATGTTATCTCGGTCAGAAAGATTTTCCTAACGGCCTTGTCCAGGCCCCTGTCTCTTTTTGTCTGGGCCTACGGCATTTACTGGGCCCTGTCCCCGATCTTCGGCCATTTTCAGAAACCGGATGGCACCAACCTGGTTCACCTTGTGGCCCAAAAAGCCGCAGACATCGTCGTGGCTATTGCTATCCTTTGGCTCATTATTCGCCTTGTGGATATTGTTGACGAACGGCTGAAAAGGTGGGCTGCCACTACCGAAAGCAGCGTTGATGACATGCTCGCACCGCTGATTGGAAAAACACTTCGCATATTCATCTTTGCCATCGGCGGTGTCATCATTATTCAGAATCTTACGGGGGTTAAAATCGGCCCCCTCCTTGCCTCCCTGGGAATCGGCGGCCTGGCTGTGGCTCTGGCGGCCAGAGAACCGATTGCAAATTTCTTTGGAACGCTCACGATTCTGTTTGACAAGCCCTTCCAGGTGGGTGAGAGGATCGTCGTAAACGGCTTTGACGGTGTCGTTGAACACGTTGGATTCAGGAGTTCTCGTATTCGCACTCTCACTGGCTACCTGGTCGCTGTGCCGAACGAGAAACTGGTCAATACCCATGTGGAGAACATCGGTCGAAGACCACATATCCGTTGGCTGACCAATATCGGGATTACCTACGATACGCCACCGGACAAGGTAGAAAAGGCTGTTGAGATCATTCAAGAAGTGTTGGAAAACCACGAAGGCATGAAAGAAGATTTCCCACCACGGGTTGCCTTTAACGGATTCAATGATTGGAGCCTCAATATTCTGGTTCTGGCCTGGTACCATCCACCAGACTACTGGGCCTACAACGCCTGGCTCCAGAAGACCTGCCTTGAATTCATGCGCAGGTTTAAGGCAGAGGGGATCGATTTCGCTTTTCCGAGTCGGACTGTCTACGTGGCCAACGATGACAAACGGCAACTGAAGCTTCGGATGCTCAAAGGAAATGCGTCAGATAGTCAGGAAAGGCCTTTGGAAGAATAAGTTACTGAAGAATAGGTCTCGCAAACCGATTTGAACCTTCAGGTACAATAACTCTCGATCTCAAACCAATGGTTTTTTCGCATTGGAAAAACTGAAATGCTGGCCGAAGTGAACCGAGTAAGGAAAGCATTCTCGGCGTGCAACTCCTCCCGCTGTTTTGATATCCTTTTGAGATCTCTGGAAATTGAAGATCCCTAAAAAATAATAATTCTGCTTCTATGTGGGGCCCTCTTGTCAAGGGCTTTTTTTTGGCGAACAAGTGATTTTATATTCTACTTCCCGATCTTGGAAGTAAGAATCGTATAGGGATATTTTCATTTTTTTCTTTACGAATATTCATGGAGACAACTGGATCCATCCGGGTTGATTTGTCTGTTTTGGCTGGTTGGTTCCTCAAGGCCGTAAGGATGATTAACAACCCTTGACTAGCTTCTATTCGTGCCGACGATTTCAGTCGAACACCCAATGCTGCATGCGCTTGAGTCGCGCTTTGCGGAACCGGTTTGAAAGGTGCCCCATGTAAGGGAACGGTGTCTTTTAGAACACCCAGCAGAACTACGGGCACCTTTACGAACCCCGACAAACACCAGGAGCATTTGGCCCATGGTTTTGAACCGCTTTGAGCGGTTCACATTTTTCAAGCCACGGGCTATCAGACTGTGTCACAATTAAGCCGGTGGTCGGTGACTGTTTTTGCGAATAGCTAGTCGAATCTGACAAGAGCCTCTCACGCCGAAGATACGGGTTCGATTCCCGTTGGGACTACCAGAACAAACCTAACCCCCTGAATTTTCTTAATGGAGTCAGGGGGTTTTTCGTTGGTTTCGCAAGTGTGACCGTATCTGTCACAATCGCATGTCATAAAAAGAATGCTAGGGGCGTAAGCCGGACTTGAGCTTTACTTCGGCAGTCTCTCGTGATAAAGACGAAAGCAGAATTTATACGTATATTCCAGAACTTCAAATTGGGGGTGCGAAACTTGAGTAGGGCGTTCACCAACGTTAGCCTTGGAGAGAAAAAGACATGAGTAAGAGATTGACTATAGGGTTAGGGCTTGTCGCTGTTCTATTGCTTTGGTCAGGGGTTTCAATCTATCCTGACTGGCTGTGGTTCGAAAATCTGGACCTTGCGCCCGTTTTCTGGACCATGCTTTTGAGCAAATTCGGGTTCGGTTCATTGGTTTGGTTGCTTTTGATTCTTATCATATGCCTTAACCTTTACGCCGCCAAACGCTTAAACCCGGGCGACGGGCCAGGGGTGGCCTTTAAAGGTGCGGACGGTTCTGTTTCCCAACTTGGCCTTTCAGGCAGGGCCTTAAATTCTCTCCTCATGGCTTTTGTTCTGATTGTCAGTTTTATCGTTGCGTCAAAGGGCTCCTACCAATGGGATTTGCTCCTGCGCTATCTGTATCAGCAACCTTTTGGCAGCATGGACCCTATTTTTAACAGGGACATCGGTTTTTATCTGTTCTCTCTTCCCTTTTACATTTTCCTCCGAAACGGCTTCCTGGTTCTTTTCATTGTGGCTGGTCTGGTCACTATGGGTTCGTATCTGAAAGATGGTGCGCTTCAAATAGAGGGTGAATTCAGTCAAGCGGAAGGTGTCCCAGCCTCTCTACCCAAGATTACCATTGCACCA
It contains:
- a CDS encoding ferritin — translated: MAHEGFHEQIADLTEETRDMHRAIVSLIEELEAVDWYNQRVEACSDEELRGILGHNRDEEKEHAAMLLEWIRRQDKAFDKELKDYLFTDKPVVEAEREHKG
- a CDS encoding DUF481 domain-containing protein, whose translation is MRSSMLVCVVCTLVILDFGSNVLADTVRMKNGDRLTGTIVKMEDKTLTFKTTYAGEIAIKWEDVEAVETDSPVRVVLGDETSARGILTAGENSRLRLKTDQVPEPLQFNITHVAKINPPVEPAVKLTGRINAGLDVKKGNTDTEAQHVDSELVARTEKNRVTLGAEWNREEEADEKTADNALLYMSYDHFLTRKLFFYTNASFEKDDFKDLNLRTTVGVGSGYQFFETAMRNLSLRGGIAYVNEDFDENGQDRGYTAGRWAAAFDQYFFEKFVQFFHTHEGIVSLEDTDDLLIRTRTGLRFPLKKGFNATAQYNWDWDNSPATGKDRADERYLFTLGYSWQ
- a CDS encoding translocation/assembly module TamB domain-containing protein, with the translated sequence MARNWIKKALIAGAILFGFCVAIVVSLSLYLNTNHAKKFIKARLNATIPGSITFKAMRLSLWRGQADLEGLVLREASGEGIAGLDRLFVNLAWAGFLRGDLTIETLLLEKPWAKIRATEKDGINLLRALAPPRAPERLKKEEPTKGVPFNLVVRSLEILGGRAVYQDPSEKLVASLQDVSLVANGDMLQKSGSLDLRVGKVRLERGQINSGFDEVALQAKLEEKRIASVRMKIAMGSSKLNISGSVQDVFDDPTFDMVTELSVFLPDLQERLPVKARLAGSAKGRMTLQGTPNDPRITFHLDCEGGRFGEVRMDRLTLECSLKDRLFVLKSLWANTAEGNVEVSGEAHLDEAFANGFLGDKKNLEAISYRLSMAAKNAEPATFFPTASGVKGNVDAKLAVEGRGLAPDCLSAKAMLEVFGANMTWQGHEPASDWRMEGKANFVKNTATVEQFTVEGEDFRMRANGEYNLSSERIAGRLSLESPDITHAFTSMGVAGGSGGMLLEAEVSGLLRRPQAHLVFDGTKMRFQDYGIGDVGLAGTLDPSGIFRLAELRLKNQGSRVEGHGSVGIYDKTSTLNFGLPLNLSLALHNVELTDFVKETLARGALDGEVMVSGSLNAPKGQAHIRGKHLAVQALRLGDLYGKIGLAEGRLNIAQLDLQNKDSAIRIAGAIDLFHREGLQIAQDPTFELRIQGDRVFVNDFIDKSRGRLAIAAHLEGSLSNPKGSLSLEGTKLDFGVQKLDGLELLATLDGKRLLIKPLRLTVAPGELIEANGWVSLNKGYDLALVSRGISLEHIDLVEKRVGAKGSLICDLSGSGSWEDPRFHGKMVFQHLEFRGKPLEDISVGVNMENQVARISARQRFDLEGTFHLKNQDFTVSLLLDETDLAPYFGLADRTDFGGVAAGSMKASGNLKALTDLDASLNFERFRLLWQDKDLIRTENARASIKDRHLSVPPVEFIVGPDGFVRIQGSAKHNGMVTMQAKGEIALSAVGAFIEDIPSDLKGRLVFSADVEGPQRRPQIHAEVDIDQVGFTVPGLLQKLDGLKGRIRVAPDRIEVDRLHGKLDSGRFDLTAEVQMEAFRPTKIFARTTAEALPVRVPDTLDLLVSADLKIEGTPEHASVQGEMVLLEGAYYKDFKISLLQQVTKRERKEKPLGEMPHPIFENTSLDLSIKRRNPLMVDNNLVHLQITPDLRIVGKLGNPIIRGRATVESGKITYRNKSFEVKKGFIDFSNPYKTEPYIHIDSEVNVRHWLITLTLAGTPDELSFNLRSDPPEEDGDVLSLLVTGRTTQELIAGEGGAGKSPAQILAEAMAGTLGDDIKELTGLDTVEVAAVAEEGPDAVKVTLGKDLSKRMTVKYATESKDGKVVQRAIAEYKFLEHFLFSGSQDTEGVFGGEVKFRLEFR
- the bamA gene encoding outer membrane protein assembly factor BamA yields the protein MAKSSSDSNFDRNRGGVVWRRKRCHWNLLIAVFVIAFEWGPWALCSAQTSTGNQTAIRVTEPIVTEVLVELADFPGDRAYWVELARDLIVLRGGDSFSEDRVNASIQALKESRLFRNVHVDTTETGQGIILRFRLEPFRLIKDIEIDGAFPLFEREVLKAMTLYVGDTFTEKKLANQESAVKDLFVKAGFIDPRVDLSATEDPDDGHVVVAVKIYKGRYERLQDLTIAGNRAFSRDRLKWHMTTWRVSSLPGYVGRFMEADLKKDLQKLIVFYRKAGFADVEIQYDVSREPGSKGPSILVTIEEGSRYDMVFIGNERFWGRTLRKDLVLFETGNRNDLGLKKSVKKLKERYRQAGCLETQIKIEETTEREGDIAIRKILLTINEGPCSTVRAIRITGNRTLSDEAIQGQMLIQTATTLRKSLFVPETLVEDLYAIKALYAKHGYMDAEVEEHLDWSPNKEQVSILLKIDEGIQTIVAFTDIKGLSIPTEKEAYETIRLKDRVPFRRHMVQSDENALSALISEKGYPHVRVKGDVVFSEDKSEAFVTYSIEKGPFVKAGQVYYRGNFRTKKKILAREFRLKNGDPFSLWKMLEGQRGIRDLDLFDSVKLRAIGLKDKRKEIDLIVEVEEKRPYFFEIGGGYDSQKGIYGHSKVGDHNLLGTNKNIWLGAEASEIGYRAESRIEEPRLLGSRISADAGVFMERREEFNKSFGTDLYGSSLGLRRSWRKHLTTGLSFRFERREKFKNNGAVPNEEAAVFEPRSLFVTTPSVGYDTRDSFIQPKKGRLAQFAVDISKGLTNDLDSFLRYEVDFRYYVTPLSRLTLAWMARAGYLDPYGSSNTVPEDQLFFLGGTSDVRGFDENLLSFDLQGNPLGGRWQLEGNMEARIDLGGNFELPLFYDIGRIGKALVDHETADKFRSSVGIGLRYITPIGPVGILYGRKLDPVDGESSGEFHFAIGYTF